The Salvia miltiorrhiza cultivar Shanhuang (shh) chromosome 2, IMPLAD_Smil_shh, whole genome shotgun sequence DNA window ttagtagtattcggctcgttagctcgtgaataTGTTcatcaagtgattcagcttgaaaaatataaattattagtagaaaTAACTTAtattatccactaaaattaataataattgtattaaatctctaattaattttgtttgttataagaaaataattaatatatttattattttaaataaaataatttatttttaaaataaaataatcaatattttgaatataaatataaatttagaaagttcgtataggctcgattaggctcgtgagcctcaatgtattcggtaagtaaagctcgggattcgattcgatacttagCAAACCAAatttgagcacaccactattcggttcggctcgattTGATTACACCCCTAATCATTCCGCTATTTCATCATACCTGGCCGAATTCAAACAATAAACTTACATAATAAGAATTTCAAGTACAGTGAAAAtcgttttaattattttttttatggcaATTTgcatgtaattttttatttatattttgaattgtAGAGTTGTGGATAGGCTAAGGGTGAAAGACGGCCAATATAAGGTAGTCTTTATTTTGCTAAGCGTCATAATTTGTGGCCAAGTTGGAATATCTATCCATCGAATTATGGAAACACATCCGTCAATTTATCTCGTCGACGAAGCTCTAAAAAGCGAGCAATAGAAATCCGATCCTTTCTTTATAAACAGAAGAAATTAAAAGAGGTTccattcatatttttttatccaTAATAGGCACATCATTACGCACACATGACATCATGCACCATTCTCATTACACCTGTCAAGCTCACGGGCAAAAATTCGCATTCCAAACATTCTACACCAAGTCGACCTAAGATTAATTTTATCgataaaagttttttttttcttttatatcattttttatgtATACAAAATACTTTTTTTACAATCAGATTTTTTCATATATTACGATgatattttttgtgaaaataaaACATTTCAACAGgacattctttatttttaattataaaccAAACATGAttgtattccctccgtcccacttcaaatgtatTGTTTTCATTTTTGAGTTGTTCCACTtcaaatgtcatgtttccttttatagaaaaaatatttttttaaagtaagAAATTTTGGGGCCCACATCACATTTTCAACTCTACACCACACcacttaataatctaattaatatttttctaaataatcATGTCAAAAAGAAACATGACAGTTGAAataggacggaggaagtaatatgTAAAAAAGCAGTAATTGCGGTTAAATATACAAAGTTTcaccaaattttgattttaaacgTGAATTGGAAATTCTGAATCGACATACTCAATGTTTCAGTTGTTCTGATTCtatatagggttaagtaccacttTCCCCCCTAACGTTGACACCCCTATCGCCTTTAACACCATAACATCAAGGTTgtcgctgtttactacctcaacgtgtcAAAACTGAAGCAAATCGCCCCTTGCGTTTTAACGGTGCCTAACCCCGTTACAGCTGCGCCTTGGGTGACCGTTTAAACGCGGGAGGCGATTTGCTTTAGTTTTgacacgttgaggtagtaaacagcgccaACCCTGACGTTAGGGCTGTTAAAAGCGATAGGGGTGTCAACGTTGGGGGGGAaaattggtacttaacccttgtCGATTTCTGACAAATTAATGTCATCGCGGTCAGCTAAATAGTAAATCAatataattatgattaatttaattcaaCTACATTATTTAGTACGTCGATGCCCTAAGTGATGTACACATTTAGCCGTTCCCCTTCTGCATTAATTGACATAATTACCGTGTGAAAACAATGTGTGTATTCAGAGGGTATCTAGCttagcttattttaaagagattataaaatgttttaagagcttataaaatgtattCCCGCCATTCCAATAGTAGTGTCTCATaacttttgggcacagagattaagaaatgtgtaaaaagtagataaagtgggttgatggaaattatttaaatattaggtatagagagagaatatattgccaaaaagaGAATGAGATATTTGTATTGGGACGTCCCATTAATGAAAATAGAACATTACTATTGGGACGGAAggattagtttttttttttattttataaattaacaatattaaataaagaaatttaaaggccacGCCACgtggggactcgaacccaagacctttggccttgggcattaaccccttaccgcttggccaacacacgcacgcAAAGGAGTAGTTTTTTAAAAGCTtattgtcaaagtgtttggattaattgagcttataagttagagagataatttttagtttgagagagagaatcTTTGTTAAGGAgagaaaatcaaagagaaaAAACTTGTAAGCTCACCCAAACAACctttaaacataattaaaccTATATGAAAAGCATGATTAAGTGAGTAGTGGTTGTCAGACTTAGCAGAGTGCACTCTTGAACTGAAGAAAAGAGGGGGCCGCCACAATACGATCTCTTGAATAAGAAAATAGATGAGCACGCATGAATCAAACGCTATTTACTATGCAATACAATCAAATGATTTCTGGAGCACATGGAAATTGTGCATCATAATATTTGGATAAAATCAAATCTTGGGGTCTTGATTTTTCCCCGAGAGTAGGTACAAAACAGCAATAATTAATGCACACGCTGGagactatatatattttttcaagaaTTGGTTAGGTTTTCGACAGGGTTGCATGGGCCATTTAGTGGATTATGAGATCCGAATCCGATCCTATCCCAATTTAGGAGTAACATCTTCATTTTTTCGACAATTTGATTTGCAAGATATTGGTAGTATTTAGTGACAAATTTCGTCACGCGAGGGAGGTTGCCCATGCTGCTACCCCAACTAATTAAACCATCCAATTTTAAGTGATTAGGAGCAACATATTAATTATCTAATAATGTAGAGCTTGTTGTCATTAATTTCACACCATGAtataacatatacatatatgtgtGTTGACGCTTACCATAATCTGATTAGTAAGGACCACAATTAACACAGACATAAAAATCCAAGATTTAGGAAAATTCAGGAACACCACTTTAAGGACCACATTCTTCAACACCTCAAAAATAATCCGTGGCCATTCATCTCCCCAAGGTTAtgtgactctctctctctcttattaaGTTCTATATTTTCTTATTGTTTTTTCATTTTGTCAATTTAGTCCTCAAATGAATGACGATTGAGTAATTGAGCAGAAAATATGTGTAGTAGAGTTATAACTTCCCAATGAATTTGATTCGTCATTTCGAACGTTCgatgaaaaaattgataatgTAAGAGAACAACTCAGATAATGAGTTAAAAAACCCTAGATTAATTTTGAGTTTCAACCTCCTATGAGTGTCGAAATCTTAGCACCAAACATATGCTAAAGAAAGTAAAAAGGACAAATTGTGAAATTAGGTTTTATTTGCGACGACAGTTCAAAGTTTGGCATGAATTTGTAACAATGCACAAAGATTGagattaaaatatattattgcaATTGGAATCTTCTATTCCAGTTCTGGTGCccactttcattttttctttagtttttttttttttttttcaatttcaatttcttgtattttaatgtaattttataatttaaatgagaTTTGATCATACTCAATTACGATATACTTGTAccaattaattttgatttttagtgaataaatgattattttataattagggtataaattttttaaacttCAATTTTTAATCGTAACTACTAATTAGGGTTTGttatattacaataatttctattttttataataattgttattaaTTAAAGTATTGAATTTAGTAATGAAATATTCGAGTAGGACAAAATAAAGTTGGGATAGTGGATTAAACCGAAATTATTGGAAAAAGTACAAATTAATCACTATGCGTGCATGCTATAAAAACATTACATGCCACAAGCAGTCGATTAGTACTGTATTAGTGGAATAAAATACgaaatttaatgtgaaaatgtTTCATGTGAATCAATTAAACAGCTTATCAACGTATTACGGCACGACCACCTTAGAAAATTGGCTTAGCCAATCGGTTGAACcagaataaatatatatgcaCTTTTGCAATCATTAATCCCATTCTTATTGTATCATTACGGCATTAAAGAAATATGACGAAGAACAACTCAATGTATAAGACACTTTCCTTCAGTAAGTTGAAGTTTGAGTCATGCAAAAGAATTaaatgtgtgtgtgagagagaaaatgtgtgtgataaaaaatactactataCTGCAAAAAGGAGGGGGGTTGCAACTCTCCTCCTCTACTTCTCCAATTTCAAGCTCCTTTATTTTGGTATTTCAAGTTCCTTCATTTTGGTAGTATTAGTTTACAATAGTTATTCAAGGTTGATTATAACCAACTACTCTAAATGtcctgttttttttttcgacacggttattttttaaaaaaatattaattatattattaagtgagacggatggagtatgatttatgaattatgttttagtatttcatttaaatatttttgttaataATGAATATACATGGTTTGATTGTTTCATGACTAGGATGATCACTCgatcagtattttttttttttgataaattaacaattaaatttaGAAGTCATGCCATGCATGATAAATTCGAACttgagattttattttcattcattAATCACATTAACGCAAGGCCAACACACGTACATATGATGTgtaatatatttcttttattcCAATACTTAGTTATAtataaaatcattaattttttttttccttcctaAAAGATACACTTACACTCTAACCTTTTGGGTGACTTGAACCCCCAATTAATTGATTGAAGAAGAAGTGTCTTACCAAACAGACTGCCCTTCATCGTCCCATTAGTTAAGGTGGGTTATGTTATaactacttttatttttataataagtaTTAAAGATAAATTTGATGATGTGTGAGATAATTGGTACACAAAATTTATGGGGCAATGGATCTTATCTATATATAGTacaaaagaggagttttttttcCTCCACTTTGTTGTCTCTCTTCAATTCTTCCCACTATTTTTTccctattttaattcttttcaaaaaatagttaattttgattcatgaaaaaaacaattaatttagatgttaaattaaagattacaaAATGATCCGTAACAAGATTTAGATATTATAGAAAATGAATTTCAAATGAATAAGTTACGATCATTTAAAGTGtcgaaattaatttttgttctcTCTCATTTATtcactcttttttattttgcagtcgtttgttggtgaaaaaTTAGTAGATCCAtgtcatatttttctttcaactacaaataaaaattattaaaatttttataataaataaatatattatggcCCGTGAATCGCACGGAAAGATGTACGAGCTAGTTCATATAATACACGAATACTTGCCAAGCGTGTACACGTTAAATAAGTTGAAGATCCCGGTTGGATCAATCCCGCAACCGGTCTAGCCAGTTTGCCTCCAAAAAGTCTCAATTATTATTAAACTACCAAATTGTTATATCATTAgtcttattatttaaattataaaaacaaaaatacagGCAATTTTCATAAGATCAAATTTTAACATATATGTTCTCATGTGGTCTTGAATTTTAACATGGtgccaaatttttattttataatagtaaCATAAGCCGTTTAGTCAAATAACTGATTTTTCTGAATAATTCTTAATTTAAGCGAGATATCAAAATGAAGTGTAAAATTGATATTGGTGTTTTTTGGGGTCGCCTTTCAGATCTTTTTTCAGGGTATCGGTGATCTAAGCTCTGGGGTCAGGAGGTTTCCTCGTTTTCTTCGTTCGTTTCTCTGCAATCGGGGTAAAACTGAGATTAGGGTGATGGTTAGTCCGAAGCTCTGGTTCGAGTTTTTTGCCTTAGTTGCAGACTATGGTTTTGACGATGGTGAATCTCAGTGATGGTTAGTCCGAAGCTCGGTGACTTActatcatttctatttttattttttttattcgttTTATTGGCAATCTTCTTTCTCTTCCTAAAGTTTTAACTTTAATGAGATCAAACCCTTAATCTGCTCAAGGGTTCCCTTctaatttttctctttctttggTTACGCGATAAAATCTTAAGTTAATAGAGAGGGAGAGTTATTGAAAATTATACCCAAAATTCTTTTAAGATACGATTATCCGCATCCTATCAAATATCAATATTGGTGATGACATTCCACAtttcctttgacaattgtgatatTGGGTGGAATGCAATATAGTCTCATGGACTTCAAAGTTATAGACAGATGAGTTTATCAATAGATGCCGACAAATTGTCAACTaattaaaacattaaaaatagTCGATTTTACTTGGATCCTCTATCTAAATTTCCAATGCCCCACCCACGCTCCATTATCAAaatgttcattttatttttctccTTCAATTAGTTCAATCTCTATTAATTTactttgattttttaattattaatcgaGATTCATTAATTCAGTGAAGGTTTATAataattagttaataaattattattctaTAATTAATGCATACTATAATTTTCTTAAGCTTCAATTTTTGTATCAAGTGAGTATGGCGAAAGATGTGGCAGGCAcatgaatttttttgaaatataatcttcacaaaatctcctgtacacccaggtgtaccgtACATTCTTGACCCTATTTAGATTCATGTCAATCCAAACTCGCATCCTGACTCAAATATTGTAAAttacactattcaattatacaaatgacacttgttataattgacattattcaattatataaataacactgtaatattttaaaatattatagtgtcatttacaatcttatggtgtcatttacaatcttatagtgtcaattacatgaaatgtcatttatatttttgaatagtgtcaattatagacaatgtcatttacaatgttataatgtcatttgcataacagaataatgtcaattacatgcagtgtcatttgtataattgaatagtgtcatttacacgatttaagTTATGATGCGAGTTTAAATCAGAATGCGGGTTAGGATTTGAACACTGGATCAATTCGAGTGTACGGTACATCCGAGTATACCTAAGATCACCTCTATAATATTTGATGAAAATTTTCGCAAACAATTACGTCTAAGATATAGAATTTCCTTATATCGAGTATTTGGCCCAAATATGAGTATAAACAAATTAAAGAAAGCAACAAAACGAAGCAGGGACAAAATCCAATGCCACGGCTTTGTGGGAAGATATTACAACTTCATATAATATGAATGAATGTGAGAATCGATAATCAAACACTACTAATATATGGTCGGTCCACAGACAGAGAGAGAGGAACTGAGGGAGGGCGGTTTGATATATAGGCTGGATTCCTTTTCTTGCATGTATGGTTCTGATTACCGTGCTACCGACAACATATATACCGGACAACCTCAAACTTTTTGTCCAATAAAGCAAAGAAAAAGGTAAAAACCATTTTATCTATTGCCAAAATACACTTATTTAGCCCCATGCGTCAATTTAGTAGCCTaaactttaattaatatatttttcaattctcaaaaattattaataataataatttaatccGTTACAAGCCTCATATTTTGACGATTAAGCGCAGTctgttagtaaaaaaaaaaaattccgttACTGATTGTAAAAAAATAGTACTAATACTTATTTGTGATAATTGGACACTccataataaaatgaaataatgtTCTTGGTTATATAGTTTTACTCATCGACCATCGTTTCGTATTTatacttgtttttgttttgttagtGCGTAGATTATAATGCATTAATCCTCAGCCACATGTGCCATTCAATACAAGGACTCTCCAAACTAGCCCCCCTTCCACACTTGTTTGCCTAAATATAGATATTGAAATAAAGTAATAAACCGCGCCACACCCTACAAATATCGATACATCAAATATCGTGGCCACACTCATCTTCCATAAATTCAATATGAGATGTAACATTAAAACTTCGAAACAAAATAAACCAATTAACAATCCCACTCCTACACTACCCCTCCTTCTTCGGCTCTCCGGTCCTGCCCTCGAGAGAGGCAACTTCCCATAAATGGAAAGTGCGAACAAcctcaaatttaatttgattttccaTAAATACAACACAAAATTTAACATTAGCAATTCCAAACATAAGTGATCATCACTAGCTAATTACCATTTACCCCTCCCGGCCCGTTCCTTTCCCATCCAACTCGATACATCCGCCACTCCACCTTCCCTGCCTGCCGGGGGAGACGCAAACTTTCCATAAATGGGAAGTGTGGGGGGGGAGTATATACAAATTCGATTGTATATAAAGTTGTTAGGCCTAGACTTGATTACTACATGCTAAAAAACCTTACTCGACCTGCTTACTACTACTTCACTACTAACCTTTGATCTCTCAACACCACAAATGTCTCTTTCTTGTCTGAAAAACACGCTAAGTAAAAAGCTCTGCAATCACCATTTTCACATCAGCAATGGCCTACTCTCCACAGACCTTCTTCCATCGCTAGAAACCCGAACCAGGAAGCCCCGACGCCACATAATCTCCCCTTACGATCCATGCTATAGgtgatcctctctctctctctttctctctttctcactcaTCTAATTATGTTGTGGTTGCAGGATATGGGAGACGTTTCTAGTCCTCCTGGTGGTGTATTCGGCGTGGATTTCGCCTTTCCAGTTCGCATTCCTGAGCTACAAGCAAGACACTCTCTTCATAGTCGACAACATCATCAACAGCTTCTTCGCAGTGGACATCCTTCTCACCTTCTTCCTCGCCTACCTCGACACACACTCCTACGTTGTAGTAGATGATCCAAAGAGAATAGCAGTCAGGTAAATTCAATCAAGGATCATGTATTagtttttcttctcttttggCAACTAAAACATAGATGAGAATTCATTGTGTGCAGGTATCTAACATCATGGTTCATATTCGATGTGTGTTCAACTGTTCCATTCCAATTCGTTGCAATCTGCTTCACATACAAGAGCGGCGGATTGGGGTTCAACCTGCTTGCGATGCTCCGGCTATGGCGGCTGAGGCGCGTGAGCTGTCTGTTCGCGAGGCTGGAGAAGGACATCAGATTCAACTACTTCTGGACTCGTTGCACCAAGCTGGTTGCAGTAACTCTATTCGCCGTGCATTGCGCGGGGTGCGTGAACTACATGATCGCGGATAGATACTGGGATCCTCGAAGAACTTGGATCGGAGCGGTGTATCCGAACTTCAAGGAGATGGGGATTTGGGACAAGTATGTAGCGGCATTGTACTGGTCCATAGTGACCTTGACCACCACCGGCTATGGCGATTTGCACGCCGAGAATCCAAGGGAGATGCTCTTCGACATTCTCTACATGCTCTTCAACCTCGGCTTGACCTCCTATCTCATTGGCAACATGACCAACCTCGTCCTCCATTGGAGCTGCTGCACTGCACACTTCGTAAGACACCCCAATTTCTTTTTCTCAAATCATACTAACTATATACAGCAACATTAATTTGATTGGTGATTTGGTGGTGCAGAGGGACAGTATTGGTGCGGCCTCCGAATTCGTGAAGCGAAACCAGCTGCCTCCGGACATCAAAGATCAGATTCTATCGCACATGTGCCTCAAATTCAAGACAGAAGGATTGAAGCAGCAGCAGACATTGAAGGGGCTGCCTAAGGCCATTCGTTGCAGCATTGCGCACTATCTCTTCTTCCCGATTGTTCGAGAAGCTCGCATCTTCCATGGTGTATCACAGGActtccttctccaattggtgtgtctctctctctctcttcctcacaATTTCTCTACGTATTCACTTATTTCGATTGcttttcatgaaaaaaaaaaagagaaaaagtcaaaacccaaaattttaaaattaataccaAAGAAACGTTTGAAAGTTTGGAAGATAAACCAACAGTTATGTCAGTTAATTATttcgattttttaattttttatatttttggtttTGTAATACAAAACACTTTTCAAAGTCCACCACTAGCATTATCCTAAAAAAAGAAACATTAGCCCagcaaaattaattatattaagaGTTTTGATAGTGAAAAAAATGTTTCCatgttaaaatatatatatatatatatatatatatatatatatatatatatataggggcgcgctccagtgaaaccccctatttttcgtgtaacatgagtacaatgaataagacatataatactaatgaacaaaacgtatatctaatgaacaagatgtatatgctgatgaattttttttaaaaaaaaaattcgtaatgaataaaacatatatactgatgaacagagccatatatactgatgaacaatgcagtatatactgataaataacaaaatttaaaatattctgctccctccagaattcgaaccctgcgaaaaaaatcaccctccagatacaatatcagccataggattgataaaataaacgcaccagatcgtgccctagatctcactaaaattagggggtctcattggagcggccccatatatatctatatatatatatatatatatatatatatatatatatatatatatatatatatatatggaatggatcaatgaagaatgctaaatgtagatatatatatatatatttatcatgcatgtataatttacataatttaaagtgTTTTATATAACTTCATTAGTAATATATAACTATAAATAGATATGTTTGGATGAGATGTATTAAGATTAAGCAAATATCAATACGTTATAGTCACTTACATGTTTAAAagtttagaaaaagaaaagaaaatgatcaTTGATACAAATAATGTATATTTAATACTTTCTTCATCTAGTATAAGTGTGCATCACTTATGATGACatgtattttaataaatattgggcgagtgtattgtgagtgaaaaaagaGACCTACTTTATTGTAGTACTGTTATATGGCGGTcagtgtccaaaaataaaaaaaaatcacattctTATAAAATGTATCGAAATTGTAAAAAGTGGATACTCTTATGGGACGaaggtaaatatatatatatatatatatatatatatatatatataactaaactagaaaaagtaTAGAAAAGTCAATGTAAAAAGTAAATTGTAAGTTTGATAATAAAGAAACGTATgctatattaaaaagagaatcTCTAATTTGAaactaatttattcaaaaatttagaattaatacataaaaaataaattaaccgTCCATTAACCCCTTAATTTCACTACTAATAttaaatttcttcattttcCCCTCACTTTGAAAATAGagcacattttttttatatatttttatttaattatattttgaatcaaatatgaaatacaTATCTTGAATGAAAGATCATAAATGGACCGCATTCGATATataacatgtaaaacatgtatttaaaatcaataaattatgataatttaaagttttaacatattaatatttttaagtaATCATATTTTCCTTGAAACTAGAAACCttattttaaaccattttaattttccttttttctttattttagtattttatatttttaattatgtatttctatttatttaatataaaaattattaataggaTATTATGCAATTATTATAGAATAATGACATGTTTTTTTTAACCTAGAATAATAGCATgttatacatataatttattttaagaaacactaa harbors:
- the LOC131013612 gene encoding potassium channel KAT3-like gives rise to the protein MSLSCLKNTLSKKLCNHHFHISNGLLSTDLLPSLETRTRKPRRHIISPYDPCYRIWETFLVLLVVYSAWISPFQFAFLSYKQDTLFIVDNIINSFFAVDILLTFFLAYLDTHSYVVVDDPKRIAVRYLTSWFIFDVCSTVPFQFVAICFTYKSGGLGFNLLAMLRLWRLRRVSCLFARLEKDIRFNYFWTRCTKLVAVTLFAVHCAGCVNYMIADRYWDPRRTWIGAVYPNFKEMGIWDKYVAALYWSIVTLTTTGYGDLHAENPREMLFDILYMLFNLGLTSYLIGNMTNLVLHWSCCTAHFRDSIGAASEFVKRNQLPPDIKDQILSHMCLKFKTEGLKQQQTLKGLPKAIRCSIAHYLFFPIVREARIFHGVSQDFLLQLVAEVEVEWYPPREDIILQNETSTDAYVIISGSADFVVKINGHDQIMGKACAGEMVGEVGVLCEKPQPLGVRTAEISQTLRLNKDAFLTILRSNPNDEQIVMNNLLQKLKEWKGVDIEGQQDPSLVLSNWWNSNSRLVQEQQKSSGHLEMVRLLLEKQGKENKSSDKYDDHLTKDEGIAELFVLNSRKSRSGREATSRSEKRVTIHMNFDEDKVARNHHGKLIILPNSLQDLLKIAGEKFGDKNLERVVNAENAQVDDLSVVRDGDHLFLLPRNV